In the genome of Arachis stenosperma cultivar V10309 chromosome 2, arast.V10309.gnm1.PFL2, whole genome shotgun sequence, the window AGTTGAGGTGTTCACTGAGCATCCAGTTAACCTTCCTGTGTTTGTAGAAGAAAACAATGAACCTGAACCAGATCTTGAGATTTTAAATGTTACGAAGACCCCAGTGAAGCACAAAACCAAACTGTGTGTTAGGAGACCCCCAACACcaaagaagaagcacaagaaAGTGGTGAAGATCAGTGAGACTGAAGGAGGTATGCCTAGACACCGGATACCCAAACAGAACAACCAAAAGTAGGTAGTGACAAACCAAATCTCCCCACACACTCACCAAAGGTAACCTTCGAAGAGCCACCAAGGATCATTCAGACCCCAGATGCACCCACCGAACCCAATTTGCCTCCACATGAGCCGTTGGACAAGACTCCTCCAGAGCCTCAACAACCACGTGTGTCAGTTGAAAGTCAAGAAACTGGGCATCAAAATCCAATGTCTGCGGAGTCAGTGGCCCCCACAGTTGATAACGGGCCTGCGGAATCTAATGAGGTTTTCACACAATATATTCCACAACCTTGCAACGAACCAGAGTCTCAGGAGCAGACCATTCAGAATGAGAATGAAACACCTTGTGAAAAGAGTCAACCTAGCAGTTCACAGCCCGAACTGTCTACAAACCTAGATGTGGGTGGTGGTAGTCCAAAGAAGCGGAAGAGACGATCAACAGTCAGACCTCCTCCATCAGGGCAAACGTTCATACCTAACCAGGATCCAAACAAGCATCCTTCAATCTTTATACCTGTGGAGGGTGAAGATATGTCTGGGCCAAGTGCAGGGATGCATTGTTACGAGTCTGAAGAGCTGGATTCTGTTGCAAGTGATGATGAAGACAGTCAGCAAGCAGCATTTCCTCAAGCTAATCCCGATGCTCCAGTTAGGGAGGTAAGGCTGGAGGTTGGGATGGAATTTGAGAATCTGGAGCATTTCAAGAAGGCAGTTAGGAAGTTCAAAATCAACCTAGGGCGAAGCATATTCTTTCCAAGAATTGATTCAACTAGTTGCAAGGCCATATGTTATGACGAGGATTGCCCATGGCAAATTTATTGTGCAAAACGGTCGTTTCCATTAAGCTTCCAGGTGAAGACCTTTGTCAACGAACATACCTGCAGCAGAGTTAATAAGAACAAATCTGCAGATGGAAAATGGGTTGTTGAAGAGCTTGAGGACAAGATCCGTGACCATCCagacatgactcaaaggcaggCACAGGATGTTTTCAAGAAGGAGTTTGATGTGATTGTCAATGAGAGGAAGATATACCATGCAATGGTGAAGGCGAAAGAACTAATAGAAGGACCAGAGATAGCTCAGTATGCACTTCTACGGGATTATGCTAATGAAATAATAAGGACCAACCCTGGCTCCACCGTAAGGATTAGCACTGATTATGTCGAAGGGACTGGGTATAAATTCAAAAGAATTTACATATGCTTGGAAGGGTATAAGAAGGGCTTCTCGGTTGGCTGCAGGCCTTTTATCGGGTTAGATGGTACTTTTTTGAAGGGATACTACTCTGGGCAGTTGTTGACTGCGATCGGCCACGATGCCAATAACCATATATACCCTATAGCCTATGCTGTGGTGGAGTGCGAATGCAAGGATAGTTGGAAGTGGTTTCTCGAACTTCTCCAACAAGACTTAGGGGACGCAACTATCAATGGAATTAACTTTATGTCGAACATGCAGAAGGTAATGATCTCAATTCTTATTGTTCGTGTATGCctttataattatcagtttacAATGTTCTTTATATATTTACTGCTTTCCTAGATGAACAATTCTTCATAGGGGATAATGATTTACTTGCTTTACTTATCAGGATATTATGCCTGTCTTTGATGTTATTTTGGAccagaaaataaacaagaattgCAATTAGTACCAGATAATTTTTTCATGTTACATAACTTATAAGGCTACATCTGACATTAATTGCATACCATGTGTGCACAAATGACATATTTAGAATCGATCATGGGTATTTTTGTCAGGATCTTACACTAACAACTAATAAAGATCAAACCCTCCTAAGAATCAGATACATAGTGCACACAACATACAAACCACAGCTATTGATATCATCAGAAGCCAAAACCTAATTTTGCTACATTCAGCTTCAAAGCTCCCTAATCTGGTGAGCATCTTCACTTTAACCTCAGCCTCATCAACATCTTCCTGCATCTTTCTTTTTGACAGTGCTCTCCTCAAACCCTCACCCTCCCACTGTTCTTCCATTTCGTCTACCCATGCAAAGAAGTTACAGTCTGAGTTCTATCCATGGCAAAAAAAGTAAAATCAGATGCACATTCAACTCCCACAAAACAGGGTGTACAACAGGTTACCTTCCAATTGGGACAACGGAAGAACCACCTCCCAGGATTCATCGCTGTCCCGGACTGTAACAGCGTCACCCCCAACCCACAGAAACATCTGTCATTGAACTTTCTATCATGCACCCGTTTTGAAATTGAGCTTCCAGACACACTACCGCTGCCATTCGAAGGTGGAGTAAAGAGTCTTCGCCTCGACATTGGTATAATTTTGAAGATTATTGTGAATCTAGGGTTCGTGCTTTGGATGAAAGAATGTTTGAATTTGGGAAATTTTGGGGTTGAGGGTACATTATAACGGTCAGACATGTCAGCAATCCATGTGTGCAGCCCCCAAGCCATGTCACGCCGTGAAGTGCCACGTAGGGAGTGTTACTGACGGAGTCAACCCCGGAATATGGATTGGTTAGTTTCGTCCCACGGAACTCATGATTGATGGATACATTTGGTAGTTTCCGTATCTTGTGGGTAGTTTTGTCAGCGTTTTCAACTtccatgggtacaaatggtagtTTACTCTTTACTAAAACAtccttttaattaaataaaaataaaaaacttttattatttaattttataaaaagacttaaacatccttcttttatttgattagacaaaaatactcttttaaattaatcaaattttagaattcaattaatcctaattttatagtttttaataattaaaacaacaaaacaaaaacatactaaaaaaacaaaaaatcaaaattgttCTTCATTTATgttaaacatattaaaaaaaaactaaaattgttcTTCATCTGGTTTCAGAAATCGTTCACGCCTCTgaattcttcatcttcttctctcctcttcCTATCCTCTCTCTCCTCGATCTCTCTCATCTGTCTCACTGTGCGTCACACGAAAGatatctctctcctctcttaTGTCGCAATCGAGGTCATTGTCGCGTCACAGAGCATCGCCATCTTGTGCGTTCCAGAGAGCGTCGCCTTCCTCCTGGTTCCAGAGAAGTTGCCTTCCTCTTGGTTCCGTCTTCGCCGCCGTCTTCTTTGCCGTCTTCCTCATTCTTCATCACTGTTGTCCCCCTTCCGGAAATTCCCTCCCTATGATTTCTGTGATTTGAATTATTATAGCATTGGTGTGATTTTTGTAATTAGGGTAATTTAGTTTGATTTATGTGATTTGATGTTAGTTGTTAATTTTGACAAATTGTTGAATTCTTGTTCCCCCTTCCCCATCGGAATCTTCAAAATCTTCAAAGTTCTTAACAGATTGTTGGGTTGGGATTGAGCTCAGGGCAGATATGGATTGGAGGAGGGAGCCATGAGTCTGATGAGCTTCCTGGGGAACAGATTGTTCAGGAGCTCAAGAAGCAGATCATCGATGGAAAGAACAGCAACATCACTTTTGAGGTAATTTATTACTTCAATCTCTGcatctttctcttttaaatttgatttcTTCACATTTCGTCCCTGAAGAATGGCACGTCAATTTTATATACGTATTTCATGGTAATTTTCTTTGAATACTCGggtatatatttataaatttagcTTTTTGTATGATAggttcttctcatatctttgaGATTTATCTCAAGGTTTTCACCATCAATTGGATTTGTTCAACTTAGTACTAGTCATTAGAACTTTTATAGAAAGGTTTTAGACTTTCAACCCTACAATTTTGTCTTAATTTGTTACTTAGTATTTTCATTCTGTGGCTTAATAGTGTGTGATAATTCATTTCACAGATGCGGTTGAGAGTCAGTCaaaccaatttaaaaaattgtgcTATAATTCATTTCACAGATACTGTTCAATAGTGTGTTATGCTTAAAAAATTTGTGTTATGTAAAAAGTATAAAAAGACTTGTATATATACTGTAAGTTCTTTAAATTGTGCTAGTGAGTACTAGAGTACATGTCATGGGTTTcattttgataataatttttattgtaattaaaccaatttaattagatttaattgttaaaaaaatttatatacataacATTACAGAAATGATTACAATTTAAATTCGTATcgatttgatttttattttttatttaatccaATTGAGTTGCGGTTAATTTATACTTAAACatgtttattttctattttttaaaatatgatatattttaatttattaattatttagcatttcaataattaaatttgacTATACGAATTTGCAAAAATCAGTAATTAGTAATAGATGTCCTTAACCATAATGAGCGGTGAGTAACACACGCACTCCTCTTTCAATTCGGTcatatctttaatttttgtttattccAACTCTTAATTTATAGatatttatttgattaaattaaattaaattattaatttaaattatatctatctaaattttatataaaaataaaatttacacTTTTCTTTGtatataaacaaaatttttaattttaattaatacgAATCAAATAGTaacaaattatataaattatataaattttaaaaggtTAATAGTCACATTcgtttttaaaagattattcatttttcaaattaatcgtcaaatgattttttatattaagataaaacataaatcaaattgatCTTTCAATTAGTTAGATGATGACGTGTCACGTAGCATGATGACATGGTAGTTTAATGTCACATGTCACAAGATGATTGGTTGACATGTCAAGTCAGTGATACCCGACATACCACATGTCATTTCATATGTCATCaatttatttataatcaaattagtccctgaaaatacaaatataagtcaatttcatctttaaaattttaaaaattgatcaaattaatctttatataaatttctcttttttataatattaaatttttaatatttcttaATTCTATTCattttaatctttttctttacacattaataaaaaaaatttcaaataaaataataaaaataattaaattattacaagttattttctcatatgtatttttagatttttcattttcaaattctaatttttttgtagtgaAATTGTGTTATATAAATGATTTTATCAaactattattaattatatactaaaaattttaatattttatatctcatttaataaatatagaagttattttaaatattttaattttttagatttcactaaataaatatagtaactatttaaaaaaaacctatattaaaatattaaaattcaatataagTGATCCCACAAATCggtattttaattattgaattttaccatataaattatacaaaataataaaaattataatttaaaagatttaaatttaaaataactactatattatttagtgatatattatttagtaggataactactatattatttataactactatattatttaaaaaataatattaaaattagtagtatcaaaaaatattttaaatttaatattgtaaaaaatattatataaggATTAATtgattcatttttaaaattgtagAAATGAAAATGACATACGTATGTATTTTTAGGgactatttttattataaataattttttaacatatcGAGTGACATATGGTGTGTTAGGTATCTCTAATACGTCAACCAATCATCTTATAACACATAGTATTAATCTATCACGTTATTATATCATATAACACTTAACGTGATACATCATTACCTAATTGACGAAATGATTAATTtaacttatattttattttctaagaactaatataactaaaaaaattatttgatgactaatttaaaaatgagtaatcttataaaaacaaatttaaCTATTAACCTAAATTTTAGAGGTAGTCATTTAAATTTGTACATATTTCAAAAGTTGTGGCTccaagataaataaacatatatTTAAGATGCAATAATACGTTTATTTTGATCAGCGTGTCACATCTTAATTAGATATAGGTTAATCTTTTCTGTATGCAATGTATCTGTCTGAGATGTGAAATGTGATTCAGTATTAACATCcgtaaatttaaatttatgcaGTATTACGTATATTGGTATTCAATATGACttcttattatatttatattttataatataattttgatgcacaTACAATGGAACAACATTTTACATAGATTCAATAATTACATTTATcgcataaataaaataattaattcaataatctatttaaataaatgtCAAATTAAAAGATACCATCAAAAACCAAAAACTTAAACTTTATCTTCTGTTAGGTTTAACAAAGAATTTAAAGAGTATATTATATTAAGAAGTCTTGCTGATATATATATACCTGGGTACAACTGATTcttttcattaaataaattttttttattttaaattattatgaaagaaattatgtttttatatattattttttaatttcacaaGTAGTTTAATTTTACATGGTGGTGCCagtaaaattaaagaaaattgaaatttgcagtcataaattataaaattataaacatttttttttacctAAAATTCGCCTCCACTACCagcaaaattgaaaaataacgtgttttatttcaattttacaATTAATTAATGTCAGCAAAATTAAGGTAGAATATTTGTATAATAATGACTTTAAAGTAGGTCACCTTATAGAAAAAATTGTTTACAATTTTGCAGCTAGTGAATGCAAATTTGAGTTGTCTacgaaattaaaatataatatacataaACATAATTTTGTCTACaatgatttaaaataaaaaataattttttatttaaattaaaaaaaaaaccactTACAACTACCCGCTCCACAAtgatttaaaatagaaaataaatttatttatttaaattaaaaaagaccGCTTACAACTTAACTACCCGCTCATTGTCGTTTTCCAGTTTGACGCATGTTCTTTTTCTTTAGCTTTCATGGTTTTCCCATAGCTTTTTGTAAGTTTCCACGATTTAATTTGATTGTTGGTTGGTGATTTCCGATTATTTAACTTGTTTAGGCCGTAAAAGTAAGTTGGACTTAAAAACCGAATCATTGTTGGACCGTTGAAGTTTCGGATGCCAGGTCCGAAACAAGTATTATTTTAAGAAGTCTTGCTgttgataataatatatatccCTAGGTACTGttgtaaaataaaagatatatataaaataaagatgtataaatagaagattctagtattaaaataattagcttaataataatttatatatatataataatattatatgttgtaatgtgtatatatatacaaagatagaaagaagtattaaaagtaaagagagagagaattgcatATGTTTATTgttactatctcaatataataaagatgattaatattgctattaatattatatgtaaagagtaatagaaaagAGAATTTAgaatactaataaaataaaagaagagaaagaattgtagaaaaaatataaagagaagAGTATTTGATTGCAACATAAAGAGAGAATTGatctttatttttgtattattgtGTGTTGTACGTAAAGGCTATGAAGCCTTATTTATAGTAGTACAAAATCAATCTTCATTAAAGGTTGGTCTTCAAATTTCTTCCTTGAAAATAAATCTCTTTGCATGGGAAAGATTATTAGCCGCCCAATTGATAAATGGGCATTCATTTCATGTTTATCCCAACACTCCCCTTGAATGCCTATTAAGGATTATGCCTCGTTAAAATTTTACTAAAGAAAACCCAGTAGGaaaaaaccttagtgaaggaaaaagagtacaatatcctttagtgatggggactgcctcattaaaaaccttgtcaagaaaaacccaatgggaaaaaacctgaccaagggaaaaagagtacagtctccccctcttgccgacatcatttaatgtctcgaaatcggcgcattccaatctcatgtaccaatctttcaaaggaggattttgggagtgactttgtaaataaatctgtcAGATTGTCATTTGAACGGATCTGTtagacatcaattgtcccttgattttgaaggtcatgagtgaagaagaatttaggagaaatatactttgttctatcacctttgatgtatccacccttaagttgagtaatgcatgctgtattatcttcaaacaggacagttggagctatcttatgatcaatcagtccacatgatgatagaatatattgaatcagactcctcagccaaaaacactcgcgactagcttcatgaatcgccagtatttcagcatgattagaggatgttgtagcaatcgtctgtttcgtggacctccaagatatagctgtaccaccatatgtgaacaggtatcctgtttgagatctccctttatgtggatcagacaagtatctggcatctgcatagccaactagttgtgacttggatccatagggataaaacaatcccatatcaaccgtcccatgaagatatcgaaagatttgtttgattccactccaatgtcttctggttggagaggaactatatcttgctagtaaattcacaacAAATGATATAtcaggtcgcgtattattagcaagatacattagcgctccaatggcactaagatatggtacttcaggaccaaggatatcttcattttcttctttaggacggaattgatcctttttcacatccaaagatcttacgatcattggtatacttaatggatgtgacttatccatataaaatcttttcaagatcctttgtgtgtatgttgtttgatgaataaagatcccaccttttatatgctcgatctgcaggccgagacaaaacttagtctttccaagatctttcatctcaaactcttcttttagagtttttataattgttggaatctcttcaggaatcccaatgatatttaaatcatcaacgtacacagcaattataatgaactcagatgtagttttctttatgaaaacacatgggcagatatcatcatttttgaatccatttttggccagatactcagtaagacgattataccacattcgtccatattgctttagaccatataaagatctttgcaatttgactgagtataacccttgcgaatattcattggatggtttagatatctttagtccttcagggactttcatatagatatcccgatctaatgagccgtacaaataggctgttaccacatccattaaatgcatatgcaatttatgatatgcagataaactgaccaaatagcGCAAtattatcgcatccactacaggggaatacgttttttcataatctataccaggcctttgtgaaaaaccttgtgccacaagtcgggctttgtagcgcataacttcatttttctcatttcgttttctcacaaatacccacttatatccgacaggttttacatcttcaggtgtacggactacaggtccaaagacttcacgttttgcaagtgagtctaattcagccttcatggcttctttccattttggccaatcattcctttgtcgacattcttcgactgatcttggctcaagatccttactttcatgcatgatatctaatgccacattatatgcaaatatttcattgacaattgtcttatttcggtcccatttctctcctgtaaagacataatttatcgagatctcgttattttcacaattttcaggtacctgaacgtcttctggcgttatatcagaattttggacaacagtcggtgtctttactatgtctttttcaacaggaatcgtatttacctcttttctctttcgaggatttttatctttggaaccgacaggcctgccacgcttctggcgtgtatttgcttccgtggctatttgtcctactgggacatcaatttgaattggggcatttttcgccctgccacgcttctggcgtgaatttgcttcagtggctacttgtcctactaggacgtcaattcgaattgaggcattttccgctggtatgtaagatttggttatcctctttgtatcggaaaatgcatcaggcaattcatttgctattctttgtaaatgtataatcttttgaacttctagttcacattgccctgatcgaggatctaaatgcatcaacaatgatgcattccaattaagttccttttcagtaagcttattctctccccctaatgttggaaattttgattcatcaaaatgacaatccgcaaaccgggctttaaacacatcaccagtttgtatctcaagatacctcactatagagggagaatcatatccaacatatatccccaattttctttggggtctcattttggtgcgattaggtggtgcaatgggaacatatatcgcacacccaaatattcttaaatgggaaacatttggctggCCCAAAGCTAATTGTataggagagaattgatgataactcgttggcctcaaacgaataagtgctgcggcatgtaaaatagcatgcccccaaaccgaggttgggagatttgttctcataagcatgggtctagcaattaattggaagcgcttaataagtgattctgctaacccatttgtgtgtgaacataagctactggatgttcaacacttattccattagccatacaataagcatcaaaagcttgggaagtaaattcaccagcattatcaagacgaattgctttaattggattttctgaaaattgtgcttttaacgaataagccagtaatctcgcaaacgccagattgcgagaagataataagcacacatgtgaccatctcgaagatgcgtctatcaggaccataaaaaatctaaaagatccacatggtggatgaataggtccacatatatcaccttgaatcctttctaggaattcaggggactcaaatccaatctttactggtgatggccttaaaattaacttccctcgagaacatgcagcacaacaaaattcactagttttaagaatcttctggttctttagtcaatgtccatgagagttttcaataattcttcccatcatggttgttcccggatgacccaaacagtcgtgccaagttatgaattcatttgggctagtaaacttatggtttacagtggcatgtgattcaattgcactaatcttagTATAATACAACCCATATGAAAGAGAGGGTAATTTTTCTactataactttcttatttgaatcatgagttgtgatatataaatactcatgatttccctcattcatagtctcaatatgatatccatttcgtcgaatatctttaaagctcAATAAGTTTCTTTGAGACTTGGTAGACAacagtgcattatttattataaattttgttcctccaggaaacaaaattatagctcttccggagccttcaatcacattgcctgagccaataatagtattaacatattcctcttttggcacaagatgggtaaaatatatatcacttttgagaatagtgtgcgaacttgcactatccgcaaggcatacatcttcattacatatccttgccattctcttcaaaaacaaataataataaaatgagtagtatgcacagttaaattgaatacttgatcagaattatttttctaagaaacactatacataaaataatgtcatatactgaaattttattttaaaatttgacacatttaataatttcagaattcataaacattaatatttcattatttatgtacatcacatttgaaacttaaatacatagaaaataaaacttaacaataagttctttatattatttatttacatatatacttcacaatcccacatattaaactattccatcattgattaaatgaccaatatttccttcagaatcctcaaagaaatcagatacatcataatgagtggtggagttctcagcatcatttgaaacaaaatttgtttcctttcctttgtcgttctttttcaaagatgcctggtaaagatcgactaggtgccttggggtacgacaggtacgtgaccaatggccctttccaccacagcGGAAACACTTCTCCTCGATTGATTTATTCTGCCCGATAttcctttctttatcccacttctggtgagatcctctcttagcttttgaacataattctttttccttccataatttttcttattattaaaaccttgccatttacctcttctggggtaattTGCCACATTtgcttcaggaaatggggcagCGCCAGTtgggcgcgcttcatgatttttcaataacaactcattgttgcgttcagcaacaagaaggcaagaaattaactcaaaatattttttaaaccctttctctcgatactgctgctgcaggagcacattcgaggcatggaaggttgagaacgttttctccaacatatcatgatcagttattttttccccacacaatttcattcgtgaggtgattcgaaacattgcagaattatattcatttatagatttaaaatattgtaaacgcaaatgcgtccattcatatcgggTCTAAGGAAGTATCACCATTTTCTGATGATTATatctttcttcaaggtctttccaaagatctgcaggatcttttaatgtaagatattcatttttcaatccttcgtcaagatgacgacgaagaaaaatcatggctttagctttatccttttgggatgcattattttcagccttaatagtatctccaagatccattgaatcaagatggatttcagcatctaatatccatgataaataattgtttccagatatatcaagagtattgaattcaagatgaaagagtttcgacataatgaaaaaaatttgttacctgagtCTTTCTAAgaatttgatcagagtctcgtgctgataacgtgttgtaaaataaaagatatatataaaataaagatgtataaatagaagactctagtattaaaataattagctcaataataatttatatatatataataatattatatgttgtaatgtgtatatatatacaaagatagaAAGAAGTATTAAAAGTAAAGAGAGAGGGAATTGCATATGTTTATTgttactatctcaatataataaagatgattaatattgctattaatattatatgtaaagagtaatagaaaagAGAATTTAgaatactaataaaataaaagaagagaaagaattgtaGAAGAAATATAAAGAGAAGAGTATTTGATTACAACATAAAGAGAGAATTGatctttatttttgtattattgtGTGTTGTACGTAAAGGCTATGAAGCCTTATTTATAGTAGTACAAAATCAACCTTCATTAAAGGTTGGTCTTCAAATTTCTTCCTTGAAAATAAATCTCTTTGCATGGGAAAGATTATTAGCCGTCCGATTGATAAATGGGCATTCATTTCATGTTTATCCCAACAGGTACAACTGATTCTTTTTATCtaagtaaaaatttttttattttaaatcattATAAAAggaattatatttttatacattgTTTTTTAATTTCGCAAGTAGTTTAATTTTACATGGTGGTGCCagtaaaattaaagaaaattgaaatttgCACTCACAAATTATGAAATTAGAAACATTTTCTTTAACCTCAAAATCCATATCCACTACTaggaaaattgaaaaataacGTGTTTTTATCTCAATTTCATCATTAA includes:
- the LOC130963465 gene encoding uncharacterized protein At1g43920, Chloroplastic-like, producing the protein MSRRRLFTPPSNGSGSVSGSSISKRVHDRKFNDRCFCGLGVTLLQSGTAMNPGRWFFRCPNWKNSDCNFFAWVDEMEEQWEGEGLRRALSKRKMQEDVDEAEVKVKMLTRLGSFEAECSKIRFWLLMISIAVVCMLCALCI